The following are encoded in a window of bacterium genomic DNA:
- a CDS encoding LOG family protein, translating into MTAHSKPQEEQEQIRKERKGRRKHLDERLRNLHQRALVIEQQLRELEDGQFYRVCIFGSARIKPDSVEYDEAFSLARMLAWEGIDILTGGGPGLMEAANKGAKLGQEEKQSKSMSFGLSIELDFEPEPNHHLDVKRHHHKFSSRLDDFMRLSNSIVATPGGIGTLLELFFSWQLIQVKHLSPRPIVLMDKSFWSGVIDWMRDVVLARGLVSAKDFDVITIADTPEEVFQAISEHHQKFMLEHKK; encoded by the coding sequence ATGACTGCGCACTCCAAACCCCAAGAAGAACAAGAACAGATTCGCAAAGAACGAAAGGGGCGTCGTAAGCACCTTGACGAGCGCTTACGTAACCTACACCAGAGAGCTCTGGTTATTGAACAACAACTCCGTGAACTTGAAGACGGGCAATTTTATAGAGTCTGCATTTTTGGTAGCGCAAGAATCAAACCTGATAGCGTTGAATATGATGAGGCATTCTCTTTAGCTCGAATGCTAGCCTGGGAGGGAATCGATATTCTGACTGGTGGTGGTCCTGGACTCATGGAAGCTGCAAATAAAGGAGCGAAGCTCGGTCAAGAAGAGAAGCAATCGAAAAGCATGTCATTCGGCCTGTCGATTGAGCTTGATTTTGAACCTGAACCAAATCACCACTTAGACGTAAAACGGCATCATCATAAATTCTCATCACGCCTTGATGACTTCATGCGCCTTTCAAATAGCATCGTAGCAACACCCGGCGGCATTGGAACTCTGCTTGAACTTTTTTTCTCATGGCAACTTATACAGGTAAAACACCTATCTCCGCGCCCAATTGTGTTAATGGACAAAAGTTTTTGGTCTGGAGTAATCGATTGGATGAGAGATGTAGTACTTGCTCGTGGGCTAGTCAGCGCTAAAGACTTTGATGTTATTACGATTGCAGATACCCCTGAAGAAGTCTTTCAGGCCATCTCAGAACATCATCAAAAATTCATGCTCGAACACAAGAAGTAG